The Rhodohalobacter sp. SW132 genome has a segment encoding these proteins:
- a CDS encoding RNA polymerase sigma factor RpoD/SigA codes for MAKSSGISTRESESLDRYLHEIGKEKLITPDDEVRLAKEIQKGSQRALEDLTKANLRFVVSVAKQYQNQGLSLGDLINEGNLGLIKAAKRFDETRGFKFISYAVWWIRQSILQALAEQSRIVRLPLNRVGALNKIGKELSKLEQEYERVPSAAELAESLEMTVSEVADTLKISGRHLSMDAPFAQGEDNRLLDVLENEEIPDPDNELMGESLKVEIERALSKLTKREAEVIRLYFGIGREHSLTLEEIGERFDLTRERVRQIKEKALRKLRHHNKSAALRAYLG; via the coding sequence GTGGCTAAAAGTTCAGGAATTTCTACCCGCGAATCTGAATCATTAGATCGCTACCTTCATGAAATTGGAAAAGAGAAGCTTATCACACCTGATGATGAAGTTCGCTTAGCCAAAGAGATCCAGAAAGGCTCCCAGAGGGCACTTGAAGATCTGACCAAAGCCAACCTCCGGTTTGTTGTATCTGTAGCCAAGCAGTATCAAAACCAGGGATTATCTCTGGGTGACCTTATTAACGAAGGAAACCTTGGCTTGATTAAAGCGGCAAAACGGTTTGATGAAACCCGTGGTTTTAAATTTATTTCATATGCTGTTTGGTGGATCCGGCAGTCCATTCTTCAGGCACTTGCCGAGCAGAGCCGTATTGTTCGTCTGCCGCTGAACCGTGTTGGCGCACTAAATAAAATTGGAAAAGAACTTTCAAAACTGGAGCAGGAGTATGAACGAGTACCATCTGCTGCAGAACTTGCTGAAAGCCTGGAGATGACCGTATCGGAAGTTGCCGATACTCTTAAAATTTCCGGTCGACATCTTTCCATGGATGCACCATTTGCGCAAGGTGAAGATAACCGCCTGCTTGATGTGTTGGAAAATGAAGAGATCCCCGATCCGGATAATGAGCTGATGGGAGAATCTCTGAAGGTTGAAATTGAACGCGCTCTTTCAAAACTGACCAAAAGAGAAGCCGAAGTGATTCGTCTCTATTTCGGTATCGGTCGCGAACATTCACTCACACTTGAAGAGATCGGCGAACGATTTGACCTGACTCGCGAACGAGTACGTCAGATTAAAGAGAAAGCACTCCGGAAATTGCGTCATCATAACAAAAGCGCTGCACTCCGGGCGTATCTCGGGTAA
- a CDS encoding phosphopentomutase — translation MKRVVLLVIDGLGIGAQEDADQYGDSLADTLGHVSEISECELPNFAKLGLGNIKPLASVPPVEKPLASWGKMREVSAGKDSTTGHWELAGIHLDRPFPTFPSGFPESVIDAFCEQTGVQGVLCNAPYSGTDVIRDYGEAHCETGQPIVYTSADSVFQVACHVDVVSVDVLYEWCELARNEIMVGEFEVGRVIARPFTGSPGTYERISDQRRDFSSVPPEPNLLSLLQENGIKTYSIGKVADLFAGNGFTQYRKTRSNAEGVSQLLSLLSAKMDRSFVFTNLIDTDQIYGHRQDPDGYGRALEEIDRAIPALIGKLDPEDLLIITGDHGNDPADDSTDHTREFVPLLVYQQGSAAGGLNIRETFSDVSATTLDFFGISNPLPGRTFGR, via the coding sequence ATGAAACGAGTTGTACTTTTGGTAATTGACGGCCTTGGAATTGGAGCACAGGAAGATGCAGACCAATATGGTGATTCTTTAGCGGATACCCTTGGCCATGTTAGTGAAATTTCCGAATGTGAGCTTCCAAACTTTGCAAAACTTGGGCTGGGAAATATCAAACCGCTCGCTTCGGTGCCACCGGTTGAAAAGCCACTCGCATCCTGGGGGAAAATGCGTGAGGTATCTGCAGGAAAAGATTCTACAACCGGGCATTGGGAGCTGGCCGGAATTCATCTTGATCGTCCTTTTCCAACGTTTCCAAGTGGTTTCCCGGAATCTGTGATTGATGCATTTTGTGAGCAGACCGGTGTGCAAGGTGTTCTGTGTAATGCCCCATACTCCGGTACAGATGTAATTCGCGATTATGGTGAAGCGCACTGTGAAACTGGTCAGCCGATAGTTTATACCTCGGCAGACAGCGTGTTCCAGGTTGCTTGTCATGTAGACGTAGTTTCGGTTGACGTGCTATATGAATGGTGTGAACTTGCGCGGAATGAAATTATGGTAGGAGAATTTGAAGTGGGAAGAGTGATTGCGCGTCCCTTTACCGGATCTCCGGGAACGTATGAGCGAATTTCCGATCAAAGGAGAGATTTCTCATCCGTTCCGCCGGAACCCAACTTGCTCAGTTTGTTACAGGAAAATGGAATTAAAACCTATTCAATCGGTAAGGTGGCTGATCTGTTTGCGGGAAATGGATTTACTCAATATAGAAAAACCAGAAGCAATGCTGAAGGGGTGTCCCAGCTGCTGAGTTTATTAAGTGCAAAAATGGACCGTAGTTTTGTGTTTACAAATTTAATAGATACGGATCAGATTTACGGACACCGTCAGGATCCGGATGGGTATGGCAGAGCGCTTGAAGAGATCGACAGGGCTATCCCGGCACTGATTGGAAAACTGGATCCGGAAGATCTTCTGATCATAACTGGTGATCACGGAAACGATCCGGCAGATGACAGCACCGACCATACCCGGGAATTTGTTCCGCTCCTGGTGTATCAGCAGGGTAGTGCTGCAGGCGGTTTGAATATCAGAGAAACATTTTCTGATGTATCTGCTACTACACTCGACTTTTTTGGTATTTCAAACCCTCTTCCCGGACGAACGTTTGGCAGGTAG
- a CDS encoding GAF domain-containing protein, with the protein MKREEKALVEFKQIIDDLVHLLRESTGSQTACLYWVNRAREQFVLETNSTTLPNVMFSDRTGFDAHFLNSYRDLESTVRLKVGFDIEEEELTHYYDFMPVKHLMLIPFVNNGETVAITVLETETPLKSSASEQAISAYRSAILNVLNTYLELTDLYNSEKMWEQYEESLSSITPRQHKAEILNNMVTEMQQLLPDGGVSVLLRGMEVWTTVLQSERSAGSALLPGLSLEEKSMAYDALQKGETQFSIHFNQNPKRVSTDEINTDGATLAIPMLVNGRRHGVVIAYDKNPLTFKESTKHQLINLVRMAVLAIQVNLGKLPVDQDLFTENYGNFIPDIWEAALNRELAGDRKSDHSLWFGMITLDNLQTLRSKYRLEELNRIQRTMVKNLNPSLYDFRGYIGFNSDYVFTSMVYCKSEQEHQRWVDSIHEKFSNPLELSDGKKIQVGIKYGSAKVLPGSGDVHSVIAKAKEELKGVLNATG; encoded by the coding sequence ATGAAACGCGAAGAAAAAGCACTTGTAGAATTTAAACAAATTATCGATGACCTGGTGCATCTGTTGCGCGAATCCACCGGGTCGCAAACAGCCTGCCTGTACTGGGTGAACCGGGCGAGAGAGCAGTTCGTTCTGGAAACCAATTCAACAACACTTCCAAATGTAATGTTCAGCGACAGAACCGGTTTTGATGCGCATTTTCTAAATTCATACCGGGATCTTGAATCAACTGTGCGGCTAAAAGTTGGTTTTGATATTGAGGAGGAGGAACTCACTCATTATTACGATTTTATGCCGGTAAAGCACCTCATGCTTATTCCATTCGTAAATAATGGCGAAACGGTGGCGATTACCGTTTTGGAAACAGAAACACCACTAAAATCTTCAGCAAGCGAACAGGCAATTTCTGCATACCGAAGTGCGATTTTAAATGTTCTGAACACGTACCTGGAGCTGACCGATCTGTATAACTCAGAGAAAATGTGGGAACAGTACGAAGAGTCACTCTCCTCAATTACTCCGCGCCAGCATAAAGCAGAAATTCTGAACAATATGGTGACGGAGATGCAGCAGCTTCTGCCGGATGGAGGTGTTTCTGTATTGTTGCGGGGTATGGAAGTCTGGACTACGGTGCTGCAGTCAGAGAGATCGGCGGGTTCTGCGCTTCTTCCCGGCCTTTCTCTTGAAGAGAAATCTATGGCGTATGACGCATTGCAAAAAGGGGAGACTCAATTTTCTATCCATTTTAATCAGAATCCAAAACGAGTTTCCACGGACGAGATTAACACCGATGGTGCCACACTTGCAATTCCGATGCTTGTAAATGGCAGGCGTCACGGAGTGGTGATTGCGTATGATAAAAATCCACTAACGTTCAAAGAATCAACAAAACATCAGTTGATTAATCTTGTCCGGATGGCGGTTCTGGCTATCCAGGTAAATCTTGGGAAACTGCCGGTTGATCAAGATCTTTTTACAGAGAACTATGGAAATTTTATTCCCGATATTTGGGAAGCAGCACTGAATCGTGAACTGGCAGGTGACCGGAAATCAGACCATTCGTTATGGTTTGGGATGATTACCCTGGATAACCTTCAAACCCTTCGGTCAAAATACAGGCTTGAAGAACTAAATCGCATTCAGCGAACGATGGTGAAAAATCTGAATCCCTCACTCTACGATTTCAGAGGATACATCGGTTTTAACAGTGATTACGTTTTTACCAGCATGGTGTACTGTAAATCGGAACAAGAGCATCAGCGTTGGGTTGATAGCATTCACGAGAAATTCAGTAATCCGCTGGAATTGTCAGATGGAAAAAAAATACAGGTTGGAATCAAATATGGATCTGCCAAAGTGCTGCCGGGTTCGGGTGATGTTCACTCTGTGATTGCAAAAGCGAAAGAGGAGCTTAAAGGAGTTCTGAACGCCACCGGATAA
- a CDS encoding M3 family oligoendopeptidase, with amino-acid sequence MSTTQKNEQTGAEEIVWDLSDLYASPDDKKLHQDKEKLRLLADRFSESYKGKVSRLEASGFATAMQEYEAIIELAGKIGSYAQLIWSTNTEDPALGKLLQEARELGSEISQKLVFFDVEWLKVDDEKADKMIQSDLLSGWKHYLITSRRYKDHTLTEEAEKVMSAKSVTSRSAWNRYFDETLGAARFELDGESLTEQQVLSKLHNPDRDLRKKAHQSLTATFRDHSRSLTYIFNTILADKFTNDKLRGYESWISSRNLANEIDQSTVDSLVDAVTDNYHLVQRYYKLKKKLLGYDTLYDYDRYAPLAKNRKQIRWEEAKVNVLEAYGDFHPEMKRIAGEFFEKKWIDAAIKPGKRGGAYSASTVTTVHPYVFMNYDGQLRDVQTLAHELGHGVHQYLSGKQGELQSSTPLTTAETASVFGEMLVFNRLMNKLDDPAEKLALLVSKIDDTIATVFRQISMNRFEDKIHTARRTNGEQTTEQFSNLWLETQRDLYGDSVEITDEYKLWWCYIPHFLHTPGYVYAYAFGELLVLALYNAYREGQDGFEENYIKLLEAGGSDWPHELVSGLGIDIRDKSFWNQGLKLFEKMIDEAEKLADDIDI; translated from the coding sequence ATGAGCACTACCCAAAAAAATGAGCAAACCGGAGCTGAAGAAATCGTGTGGGATCTTTCAGATCTGTACGCTTCACCGGACGATAAAAAACTACATCAGGATAAAGAGAAATTAAGATTGCTGGCCGATCGTTTTTCCGAATCCTATAAAGGAAAAGTAAGCCGTCTTGAAGCCTCAGGTTTTGCAACGGCCATGCAGGAATATGAGGCTATTATTGAGCTTGCAGGGAAAATCGGCTCATACGCTCAGCTGATCTGGTCTACAAATACCGAAGACCCCGCACTTGGAAAATTACTTCAGGAGGCGAGGGAACTTGGATCTGAAATCAGCCAGAAACTTGTGTTTTTTGATGTTGAATGGCTGAAAGTGGACGATGAAAAAGCGGATAAGATGATTCAATCAGATCTGCTGTCCGGCTGGAAACACTACCTGATCACTTCCCGCCGATACAAAGATCATACGCTCACTGAAGAGGCTGAAAAAGTGATGAGCGCCAAATCGGTTACTTCCCGTTCTGCCTGGAACAGGTACTTTGATGAAACTCTTGGTGCAGCCCGGTTTGAACTTGATGGAGAGTCTCTTACCGAACAACAAGTACTAAGCAAACTGCACAACCCGGATCGGGATCTAAGAAAAAAAGCACATCAATCGCTTACTGCAACTTTCAGGGATCACTCCCGCTCGCTTACCTACATTTTCAATACGATCCTTGCAGATAAATTCACAAACGACAAACTGCGCGGTTATGAAAGCTGGATATCATCAAGAAACCTTGCCAACGAAATAGATCAATCTACTGTAGATAGTTTAGTGGATGCCGTGACGGACAACTATCACCTGGTGCAGCGATATTACAAGCTGAAGAAAAAACTGCTGGGCTATGATACGCTCTACGATTACGACCGCTACGCTCCACTGGCCAAAAACCGTAAACAGATCCGCTGGGAAGAAGCAAAAGTTAATGTACTGGAAGCATACGGCGATTTTCACCCGGAAATGAAGCGAATCGCGGGCGAGTTCTTTGAAAAAAAATGGATTGACGCGGCCATTAAGCCGGGAAAAAGAGGCGGGGCATATTCCGCAAGTACGGTAACAACTGTGCATCCGTATGTGTTTATGAATTACGACGGGCAGCTGCGTGATGTACAGACGCTGGCCCATGAACTGGGGCACGGAGTACATCAATACCTGTCCGGAAAGCAGGGTGAACTGCAGTCATCAACCCCACTCACTACGGCTGAAACGGCATCTGTGTTTGGTGAAATGCTGGTGTTTAACCGGCTGATGAATAAGCTGGATGATCCGGCGGAAAAACTGGCGCTTTTGGTAAGCAAAATTGACGATACGATTGCAACCGTATTCCGGCAGATCTCAATGAATCGTTTTGAGGACAAAATCCATACTGCCCGGCGGACAAATGGTGAGCAGACTACCGAGCAATTTTCTAATCTCTGGCTTGAAACGCAGCGGGATCTTTATGGCGATTCCGTGGAAATTACGGATGAGTACAAGTTATGGTGGTGTTATATTCCGCATTTTCTGCACACTCCTGGATATGTGTATGCGTATGCATTCGGTGAGCTGCTCGTACTGGCACTCTACAACGCATATCGCGAAGGGCAGGATGGGTTTGAAGAAAATTACATTAAACTGCTCGAAGCGGGTGGATCCGACTGGCCGCATGAACTGGTGTCTGGACTCGGCATCGATATCCGGGATAAATCGTTCTGGAACCAGGGTCTGAAGCTTTTTGAAAAAATGATTGATGAAGCTGAAAAATTGGCCGATGATATTGATATATAG
- a CDS encoding multifunctional oxoglutarate decarboxylase/oxoglutarate dehydrogenase thiamine pyrophosphate-binding subunit/dihydrolipoyllysine-residue succinyltransferase subunit, with protein sequence MKSLEAVFGPNSALVEELYNQYKEDPDKVPDHWRTYFDELNGDSAKAPEVKKEEQKKAPEKPRKEKQKKEKPDEVSIPEGAELHKIKGVASKIVENMDDSLQVPTATSLRVLPMKMLTEDRAIINRHLLQHGEPKASFTHFIAWAVIQALKDFPSLNTYYTRKNGTHYKVEPGQVNLGIAVDLKSRDGSRNLVVPNIKGVDKMNFKEFLYAYAVVIDKARNGNLEIKDFQNTTISVTNPGTIGTVSSVPRLMQNQGAIIATGAINYPAEFQSMAQDVLNQLGVSKVMSITCTYDHRIIQGAESGSFLQKIHQLLNGEETFYEKIFKDLDIPYEPLPFGEDQYQGQLSGGSNTLEHDRRAIAVWRLINMYRMRGHVLADLDPLEASPGHGPELDLEYYGLTLWDLDREFYCGGLGGFKTAKLRDIIKLLRDTYCGKIGAEYMHLLDLDERKWLRKQMESTTNTPDLSKDDKENILHKLNQAMAFEQFLHKKYIGHKRFSLEGAETMIPMMHFLMERAGENDIEKFFLGMAHRGRLNILVNILNKPYSKIFADFEGNIDPSTIQGSGDVKYHLGTKGTFKTGDGKEIGLELLPNPSHLESVNPVVEGATRALQDMSKDEKPSKKIAPILIHGDAAFAGQGVVAETLNMSQLRGYETGGTIHIIINNQIGFTTLPSDARSTEYASDIAKMILAPIFHVNGDNPESAVHAVKMALDYRQKFGKDVVIDLICYRKHGHNEGDEPAFTQPGMYEEIENHEAVRDIYVKELLRKGEFTESEMQEIFDEFDELLQQAFEDAKSSPALEVTEKMLDRSETGQKEWDEYPDTTYPVDDLKDIAVQLNTVPSDFDANPKLLRQLAKRADAAKKNKKKIDWGFAEALAFGSLLKKGTPIRITGQDVERGTFSHRHVVLHGTKTQQRFVPLNHLTEDQARFYPYNSLLSEFAALGYEFGYSAKNPEALVIWEAQFGDFVNGAQVIIDQYISSSEAKWGQQSSLVMTLPHGYEGQGPEHSSARLERFLQLCAEDNMQVANLTNPAQYYHALRKQVLQSKRKPLVIMSPKSLLRHPQAVCSVEELANGSFQPFIDDAREDKENVERLVICSGKVYYDILKEIEEDKGSIAVARLEQFYPFPNKDITRALSAYKNVKQVVWCQEEPKNMGGWSFVAPRIQALLSSSHELIYAGRHASASPAAGQKKIHEAEQLKLIEKALGKS encoded by the coding sequence TTGAAATCCTTAGAAGCTGTTTTTGGACCTAATTCTGCACTGGTAGAAGAATTATATAACCAATATAAAGAAGACCCCGACAAGGTACCCGATCATTGGCGAACCTATTTTGATGAACTGAACGGAGACAGTGCTAAAGCCCCGGAAGTAAAAAAAGAAGAGCAAAAAAAAGCCCCGGAAAAACCCCGGAAAGAAAAGCAAAAGAAAGAAAAACCGGATGAAGTTTCTATCCCTGAAGGGGCCGAACTTCATAAAATTAAAGGCGTGGCATCCAAGATTGTTGAAAACATGGATGACAGCCTGCAAGTGCCCACTGCCACATCACTTCGGGTACTGCCGATGAAGATGCTCACGGAAGATCGAGCAATCATCAACCGTCATCTGCTGCAGCATGGCGAACCCAAAGCTTCTTTCACCCACTTTATAGCGTGGGCTGTGATCCAGGCGCTGAAGGATTTCCCTTCACTGAATACGTATTACACACGCAAAAACGGAACTCATTATAAAGTTGAACCAGGCCAGGTGAACCTGGGAATTGCGGTAGACCTGAAGTCCCGTGACGGTTCAAGAAATTTAGTTGTACCCAACATTAAGGGCGTTGATAAAATGAACTTTAAGGAGTTCCTCTATGCCTACGCTGTAGTGATCGATAAAGCGAGAAACGGCAATCTTGAGATTAAGGATTTCCAGAATACGACAATTAGTGTTACCAATCCCGGCACCATTGGTACAGTCTCATCGGTACCCCGCCTGATGCAGAACCAGGGTGCCATTATCGCTACAGGCGCCATCAATTATCCGGCAGAATTTCAGTCGATGGCGCAGGATGTTCTCAACCAGCTTGGCGTTAGTAAAGTAATGTCGATTACCTGTACCTACGATCACCGAATTATTCAGGGTGCTGAATCGGGTTCATTTCTACAAAAAATTCATCAGCTGTTAAATGGTGAAGAAACATTTTATGAGAAGATTTTCAAAGATCTGGATATCCCATACGAGCCTCTCCCGTTCGGGGAAGATCAGTACCAGGGACAGCTCAGTGGCGGATCAAACACGCTGGAGCACGATCGGCGGGCGATCGCCGTTTGGCGCCTGATCAATATGTACCGTATGCGGGGACATGTTCTGGCTGATCTCGATCCGCTCGAAGCGTCTCCGGGACACGGCCCCGAACTCGATCTTGAGTATTACGGCCTCACACTCTGGGATCTTGACCGCGAATTTTACTGTGGCGGTCTTGGAGGTTTCAAAACAGCCAAACTGCGCGATATCATCAAACTTCTGCGGGATACGTACTGTGGTAAAATCGGTGCGGAATATATGCACCTCCTTGATCTGGATGAGCGCAAGTGGCTCCGCAAGCAGATGGAATCCACAACCAATACGCCCGATCTTTCAAAAGATGACAAAGAGAACATTCTGCATAAACTGAACCAGGCTATGGCCTTTGAACAGTTTTTGCATAAAAAGTACATCGGGCATAAACGATTTTCGCTCGAAGGTGCTGAAACCATGATCCCCATGATGCATTTCCTCATGGAACGGGCGGGTGAAAATGATATCGAGAAGTTCTTCCTCGGAATGGCTCACCGCGGCCGTCTGAATATTCTTGTAAACATTCTGAATAAGCCTTACAGCAAAATCTTTGCTGATTTTGAAGGCAACATCGATCCAAGCACCATCCAGGGATCGGGCGACGTGAAGTATCACCTGGGTACAAAAGGCACATTCAAGACCGGTGATGGAAAAGAGATCGGACTCGAGCTTTTGCCGAATCCAAGTCACCTCGAATCGGTAAATCCTGTTGTAGAGGGTGCAACCCGCGCACTCCAGGATATGAGCAAAGATGAAAAGCCATCGAAGAAAATTGCACCGATTCTAATTCACGGAGATGCCGCTTTTGCCGGTCAGGGTGTCGTGGCTGAAACATTGAACATGTCGCAGCTTCGCGGATATGAAACCGGCGGTACAATTCACATTATCATTAACAACCAGATTGGTTTTACCACGCTGCCGAGTGATGCGCGATCTACCGAATACGCTTCGGATATCGCCAAAATGATTCTTGCCCCGATTTTTCACGTAAACGGGGATAATCCCGAATCTGCGGTTCACGCAGTTAAAATGGCTCTCGACTATCGCCAGAAGTTTGGCAAGGATGTAGTGATTGACCTGATCTGCTACAGAAAACACGGCCATAACGAAGGTGATGAACCTGCGTTTACCCAACCGGGAATGTACGAAGAGATTGAAAATCACGAAGCAGTGCGTGATATCTATGTGAAAGAGCTCCTCAGAAAGGGGGAGTTCACCGAATCGGAAATGCAGGAAATTTTTGATGAGTTTGATGAGCTGCTGCAACAGGCATTTGAAGATGCCAAGAGCTCTCCAGCCCTGGAAGTTACCGAAAAGATGCTCGACCGATCAGAAACCGGTCAGAAAGAGTGGGATGAATATCCCGATACCACATATCCCGTGGATGACCTGAAAGATATTGCCGTTCAGCTGAATACGGTACCGTCTGATTTTGATGCCAACCCAAAACTGTTGCGTCAGCTCGCAAAACGTGCCGATGCCGCTAAGAAAAACAAGAAGAAAATTGATTGGGGCTTTGCGGAGGCTCTTGCCTTTGGCTCACTTCTCAAAAAGGGAACCCCAATCCGAATAACAGGTCAGGATGTGGAACGGGGTACCTTCAGCCACAGACATGTAGTTCTGCACGGTACAAAAACCCAGCAACGGTTTGTACCACTGAATCATCTCACTGAAGACCAGGCCCGGTTTTATCCCTATAACAGTCTGCTGAGTGAGTTTGCCGCGCTGGGATATGAATTTGGCTACAGTGCCAAAAATCCCGAAGCGCTCGTTATCTGGGAAGCTCAGTTTGGAGATTTTGTGAATGGAGCACAGGTTATTATCGATCAGTATATCTCATCCTCTGAGGCAAAATGGGGGCAACAATCGTCGCTTGTGATGACGCTTCCACACGGTTATGAGGGGCAAGGTCCAGAGCACTCTTCTGCACGGCTCGAACGATTTTTGCAGCTGTGTGCCGAAGATAATATGCAGGTCGCAAATCTCACAAATCCGGCGCAATATTACCACGCTCTCCGCAAACAGGTGCTTCAAAGCAAGCGTAAACCGCTGGTTATTATGTCGCCCAAGAGCTTGCTTCGGCATCCACAAGCGGTATGTAGTGTGGAGGAGCTGGCCAACGGTTCTTTCCAGCCGTTCATTGATGATGCCCGCGAAGACAAAGAAAATGTTGAGCGCCTGGTTATTTGCTCAGGCAAAGTGTACTACGATATCCTGAAAGAGATAGAAGAGGATAAAGGCTCGATTGCCGTTGCAAGACTCGAGCAGTTTTATCCATTTCCGAACAAAGATATCACCAGGGCGTTATCGGCGTATAAAAACGTCAAACAGGTCGTCTGGTGCCAAGAAGAGCCTAAAAATATGGGTGGCTGGTCGTTTGTTGCCCCTCGTATTCAGGCACTTCTCTCCTCTTCTCACGAACTGATTTACGCAGGACGCCATGCTTCGGCATCTCCTGCGGCGGGTCAGAAAAAAATTCACGAGGCTGAGCAGCTCAAACTGATTGAAAAAGCTCTCGGTAAATCTTAA
- the folE2 gene encoding GTP cyclohydrolase FolE2 — protein sequence MITTQLKRFYDPTFTVTDQYKASLPDLQNGPSSLIEGANVPIQQVGISNFKLPLKYPTPSGELLTLETSVDGYVGLDAGKKGINMSRIMRTFYDFRDEVFYPGKLKDLLEAYQRDLDSRSAFLKLSYSYPMIKKSLRSGLEGYQYYDVSIEGKLDEYGNFRKFMHLDFVYSSACPCSFELAEHAREQRDVAAIPHSQRSVASISVELSDDIFVDELVEISRDALHTETQVMVKREDEQAFAEMNGAYQKFVEDAARLLYDKLSEEDRIYDFLVRCAHLESLHSHDAVSRICKGVPNGMR from the coding sequence ATGATTACCACCCAGTTAAAACGATTCTACGACCCTACGTTCACAGTAACCGATCAGTACAAAGCCAGCCTGCCAGATCTTCAAAACGGACCATCTTCTCTGATTGAAGGAGCCAATGTGCCGATTCAGCAGGTAGGAATTTCTAACTTCAAACTTCCGCTTAAATATCCCACGCCGAGTGGTGAGCTGTTGACCCTGGAAACCTCAGTTGATGGTTACGTTGGTCTGGATGCCGGCAAAAAGGGAATTAACATGAGCCGCATTATGCGAACCTTCTATGATTTCAGAGACGAGGTGTTCTACCCGGGCAAATTAAAAGATCTTCTTGAGGCGTACCAAAGAGACCTCGATAGCCGTTCGGCTTTTCTGAAACTTTCATACAGCTACCCGATGATCAAAAAGAGCTTACGATCGGGACTTGAAGGATACCAGTATTACGATGTGTCCATCGAGGGAAAGCTGGATGAATATGGAAATTTCAGAAAGTTCATGCATCTCGATTTTGTCTACAGCAGCGCATGCCCCTGTTCATTTGAACTTGCAGAGCATGCACGCGAACAGCGCGATGTAGCAGCTATACCTCACAGCCAGAGAAGTGTGGCATCGATCTCTGTTGAGCTTTCGGATGATATTTTTGTCGACGAACTGGTTGAAATCAGCAGGGATGCGCTTCACACCGAAACACAGGTGATGGTAAAAAGAGAAGATGAACAGGCATTTGCAGAGATGAATGGAGCGTATCAAAAGTTTGTGGAAGACGCGGCAAGGCTCCTTTACGATAAACTTTCTGAGGAGGATCGAATCTACGATTTCTTGGTTCGGTGCGCCCACCTTGAAAGCCTTCACAGCCACGATGCGGTCAGCCGGATATGCAAAGGTGTGCCGAATGGGATGAGGTGA
- a CDS encoding 6-carboxytetrahydropterin synthase: protein MIYVTRKSHFNAAHRLHNPDKTEEWNVKTFGKCNNPNWHGHNYRLEVTVAGEADPDTGYVIDLGVLKNIIQKRILDKCDHKNLNLEVSFLKGINPTSENLVKAFFQELEDDINAKSYGSSFLYSVKLYETERNIAEYRPNPRI, encoded by the coding sequence TTGATCTACGTAACGCGAAAATCCCATTTCAATGCGGCTCACAGGCTGCATAACCCCGATAAAACGGAAGAATGGAATGTCAAAACTTTCGGTAAATGCAACAATCCAAACTGGCACGGCCACAACTACCGGCTTGAGGTAACCGTTGCGGGTGAAGCAGATCCCGATACAGGTTATGTAATTGATCTCGGTGTATTAAAAAATATCATCCAAAAACGAATATTGGATAAGTGTGACCATAAAAATTTGAATCTGGAAGTCTCTTTTTTAAAAGGGATCAATCCAACATCAGAGAATTTGGTAAAAGCATTTTTCCAGGAACTTGAAGACGATATCAATGCGAAATCTTACGGATCTTCTTTTCTCTACTCCGTAAAATTGTATGAGACGGAAAGAAACATCGCAGAATATCGTCCTAACCCTCGCATTTAA